The following proteins are encoded in a genomic region of Maribacter hydrothermalis:
- a CDS encoding MoxR family ATPase encodes MKLDYKKIHTLGELKVAGYKSKSVKDELRDNLIQKIKKGEDAFPGVWGYEDSVIPELERAILSRHNINLLGLRGQAKTRLAHLMVNLLDEYIPVVEGSEINDDPLKPMSRFAKELIKEKGDHTPIIWMHKSERFAEKLATPDVTVADLIGDVDPIKAANLKLSYADDRVIHFGMIPRANRCIFVINELPDLQARIQVSLFNILEEGDIQIRGFKLRLPLDIQFVFTANPEDYTNRGSIVTPLKDRIGSQILTHYPDDIEIARKITAQEAKLDSRQTDAVYVPDLAKDLLEQIIFEARESEYVDAKSGVSARTSITAFENLLSTAERRSLLNGGDYTMVRLSDFLGIIPSITGKIELVYEGEQEGADGVAAILIDDAVKSLFPKYFPKINKLERKDEETVYDELLHWFFQGEGFELMDDFTDEEYKRALDSIPALNQLLKDHQPEYDVKDVYFLKELLLWGLVSYKKLNKQRFTDGFEFKDLYSSFLKDI; translated from the coding sequence ATGAAATTAGATTATAAAAAAATACATACACTAGGGGAGCTAAAAGTTGCAGGATACAAATCTAAAAGTGTAAAAGACGAGTTACGAGATAACCTTATTCAGAAAATTAAAAAGGGTGAAGATGCTTTTCCTGGAGTTTGGGGTTATGAAGATTCTGTAATTCCAGAATTGGAGCGTGCTATTCTATCTCGTCATAATATTAATTTATTAGGATTACGTGGTCAGGCAAAAACACGATTGGCGCATTTAATGGTGAATCTGTTAGATGAATACATACCCGTTGTAGAAGGTTCTGAAATTAATGATGACCCCCTTAAGCCAATGTCTAGATTTGCTAAAGAATTAATAAAGGAAAAAGGAGATCATACACCTATAATTTGGATGCATAAAAGTGAGCGTTTTGCCGAGAAACTCGCTACTCCTGATGTTACGGTGGCCGATTTAATCGGAGATGTAGATCCTATTAAAGCGGCTAATTTAAAATTGTCTTATGCAGACGATAGAGTAATTCACTTCGGGATGATACCTCGTGCCAACCGGTGCATATTCGTAATCAATGAACTGCCCGATTTACAGGCACGTATTCAGGTTTCCTTATTTAATATATTGGAAGAAGGGGATATACAGATTCGAGGATTCAAATTGAGATTACCTTTGGATATTCAGTTCGTATTTACGGCAAATCCAGAAGATTATACCAATAGAGGAAGTATTGTTACGCCCCTGAAAGATAGAATTGGTTCGCAAATATTAACGCATTATCCGGATGATATTGAAATTGCTAGAAAGATTACGGCGCAAGAAGCAAAGTTAGATAGTCGCCAAACGGATGCAGTATATGTACCTGATTTGGCGAAAGACTTGTTAGAGCAAATCATTTTTGAAGCACGTGAAAGTGAATATGTTGATGCTAAAAGTGGTGTAAGTGCACGTACCAGTATTACCGCTTTTGAAAATTTGTTGAGTACAGCAGAGCGTAGATCCTTATTAAATGGAGGGGATTATACCATGGTTCGTTTAAGTGATTTCTTGGGAATCATTCCTTCAATAACCGGTAAAATAGAATTGGTGTATGAAGGAGAACAAGAGGGAGCGGACGGAGTGGCAGCTATTTTAATAGATGATGCCGTAAAATCCTTATTCCCAAAATACTTCCCGAAAATCAACAAATTAGAACGTAAAGATGAAGAAACCGTATACGATGAATTGTTACATTGGTTTTTTCAAGGGGAAGGTTTTGAATTAATGGATGATTTTACGGATGAAGAGTACAAACGTGCTTTAGACAGTATACCGGCTTTAAATCAATTATTAAAAGACCATCAACCAGAGTATGATGTGAAAGATGTTTACTTTTTAAAAGAACTCTTACTTTGGGGATTGGTCTCTTATAAAAAGCTTAATAAGCAAAGATTTACTGATGGGTTTGAGTTTAAAGATCTCTACAGCAGTTTCTTAAAAGATATTTAG
- the truA gene encoding tRNA pseudouridine(38-40) synthase TruA: MKITRFCYLVRLQYLGFRFSGWQVQPKQRTIMGMLNKTFLFLYPDRNFKILGAGRTDAKVSSLAGAFELFLEEELENLDDFILQFNKNLPTDIRLLSIEKVNQDFNIIKDGKVKEYFYFFSFGDKNHPFSAPFITNYIEELNIEEMKLGANLFIGKHDFSIYTAKLKPNTKTVRKIESCSIESNNLLTANFFPKKSYILKVKGKGFMRYQIRMMMGALVELGKNELSLIDIEDSLKQGSSLKLKSIAPGSGLLLNQLGFEM; this comes from the coding sequence ATGAAGATTACGCGTTTTTGCTACTTAGTACGGTTACAGTATTTAGGATTTAGATTTAGTGGTTGGCAGGTTCAACCAAAACAACGTACTATAATGGGTATGCTTAACAAGACCTTTTTATTTTTATATCCTGATAGGAATTTTAAAATACTAGGAGCTGGAAGAACAGATGCAAAAGTGTCCTCCTTAGCTGGTGCCTTTGAACTATTTTTAGAAGAAGAATTAGAAAATCTGGATGATTTTATACTTCAATTTAATAAAAATTTACCCACCGATATTCGTTTACTTTCCATTGAAAAAGTTAATCAAGATTTCAATATTATTAAAGATGGAAAAGTAAAAGAGTACTTTTATTTTTTTTCCTTTGGAGATAAGAACCATCCATTTAGTGCTCCATTCATAACGAATTATATAGAAGAGTTGAATATTGAAGAAATGAAACTAGGGGCAAATTTATTTATTGGTAAGCATGATTTTTCTATATATACAGCCAAATTAAAACCGAATACTAAGACTGTACGTAAAATTGAATCGTGCAGTATAGAATCTAATAATTTATTAACGGCAAATTTTTTTCCAAAAAAGAGTTATATACTTAAAGTAAAAGGCAAAGGTTTTATGCGATATCAAATTCGAATGATGATGGGGGCTTTAGTGGAATTAGGTAAAAATGAACTTTCGTTAATTGACATAGAAGACTCACTAAAACAGGGTTCTAGCTTAAAATTAAAATCGATAGCTCCTGGATCAGGTTTACTTTTAAACCAACTTGGTTTTGAAATGTAG
- the corA gene encoding magnesium/cobalt transporter CorA, with translation MATPKKLNFPKRKKKNSRQHNKMGKAPGTISYMGNKELKDSVIINTTYSADKFQTKEFNNLVDFIKEEKGNKISWVNVVGISDEPFIEQIGKHYNLNPLVLEDIVNTEQRPKVDEYDGYIFGVFRMLYISEEDEIVGEHVALVLLENTVLVFQEVKEDVFNGVRERINGKLGRIRTRGADYLFFALLDAIVDNYFLAIENLNNRIEVLEEEVYQNPEPIVAKNIQELKKEILKIRRWIYPVKELISRLIDSENTLITKDTKLFLRDALDHAIEINESLQIYREMSMSLMEMYMSNMSNKMNEVMKVLTIMASIFIPLTFIAGIYGMNFDYMPELHIKNGYFYVWGVMIALFIGMMIYFKKKKWL, from the coding sequence ATGGCTACTCCTAAGAAATTAAACTTTCCTAAACGTAAGAAAAAGAATTCTCGACAACATAATAAAATGGGTAAAGCTCCTGGTACCATCAGTTACATGGGTAACAAGGAACTTAAAGACAGTGTAATTATTAATACAACCTATTCTGCGGATAAATTTCAAACAAAGGAATTTAACAACCTAGTTGATTTTATAAAAGAAGAAAAAGGTAATAAAATTTCATGGGTAAATGTGGTAGGTATTTCCGATGAGCCTTTTATTGAGCAAATAGGTAAGCATTATAATCTAAATCCATTAGTACTTGAAGATATAGTAAATACAGAACAACGTCCTAAGGTAGATGAATATGATGGTTACATTTTTGGAGTTTTTAGAATGCTTTACATTTCTGAGGAGGATGAAATTGTTGGCGAGCACGTAGCATTGGTTTTATTGGAAAATACCGTTTTGGTTTTTCAGGAGGTTAAGGAAGATGTTTTTAATGGAGTACGAGAACGTATTAATGGTAAACTTGGCCGTATTAGAACTAGGGGCGCAGATTATTTATTTTTCGCATTACTTGATGCAATAGTTGATAATTATTTTTTGGCCATAGAAAATTTAAACAATAGAATAGAGGTTTTAGAAGAAGAGGTATATCAAAATCCAGAACCCATTGTTGCTAAAAATATTCAGGAATTAAAAAAGGAGATATTAAAAATTAGAAGATGGATTTATCCTGTAAAAGAATTGATCAGTAGGCTTATAGATTCTGAAAATACATTAATTACTAAGGATACTAAATTATTTTTACGTGATGCCCTTGATCACGCTATTGAAATAAATGAAAGTTTACAGATATATCGTGAAATGTCCATGAGTTTAATGGAAATGTACATGAGTAACATGAGCAACAAAATGAACGAAGTAATGAAGGTATTGACCATTATGGCTTCAATTTTTATACCGCTTACATTTATTGCTGGAATTTATGGAATGAACTTTGATTATATGCCCGAATTACATATCAAAAATGGATATTTCTATGTCTGGGGCGTAATGATTGCCCTTTTCATAGGAATGATGATTTATTTTAAAAAGAAAAAGTGGCTATAA
- the cysM gene encoding cysteine synthase CysM has translation MSNSLLSLIGNTPLVKSRVLNTNSNVSIYFKMEGHNPGGSVKDRAAYNMIKTGYDNGDFTANDKLIEATSGNTGIALAMIAGIYGLDIELVMPENSTIERVQTMRAYGAKVTLTSSEVGIEGARDYAENKVAKEGYIMMNQFGNPNNWKAHYNTTGPEIWKDTDGTITHFVSAMGTTGTIIGTSTFLKEQNNDVQIVGVQPCDNASIPGIRKWPQEYLPKIFDAKKVDRIMEVNEIEAKTMVRRLAKEEGIFSGMSSGGAATVALRLAQELDHGVIVSIICDRGDRYLSSNLFD, from the coding sequence ATGTCTAATTCTTTACTATCACTTATTGGTAATACACCATTAGTAAAATCAAGAGTTTTAAATACCAACTCAAATGTTTCTATCTATTTTAAGATGGAAGGACACAATCCGGGTGGCAGTGTAAAAGATCGTGCAGCCTATAATATGATTAAAACGGGTTACGATAATGGCGATTTTACGGCAAATGATAAACTTATAGAAGCTACAAGTGGTAATACAGGTATTGCGTTAGCTATGATTGCCGGTATTTATGGCCTTGACATAGAATTGGTAATGCCAGAAAATTCTACCATAGAACGTGTACAGACTATGCGTGCTTATGGAGCAAAAGTAACGTTGACATCTTCTGAGGTAGGCATTGAAGGTGCACGCGACTATGCTGAAAATAAGGTTGCAAAGGAAGGCTATATTATGATGAACCAATTTGGAAACCCAAATAACTGGAAAGCGCATTATAATACAACAGGACCAGAAATATGGAAAGACACTGATGGTACAATTACTCACTTTGTTTCTGCTATGGGAACTACAGGTACTATAATAGGTACTTCTACCTTTTTAAAAGAGCAGAATAATGATGTACAAATAGTCGGAGTTCAACCTTGTGATAATGCTAGTATACCTGGTATACGTAAATGGCCTCAAGAGTATTTGCCAAAAATTTTCGATGCTAAAAAAGTAGACCGCATTATGGAAGTGAATGAAATTGAAGCAAAAACGATGGTTAGAAGATTGGCAAAAGAAGAAGGTATTTTTTCTGGTATGAGCAGTGGTGGCGCTGCTACTGTAGCTTTACGTTTAGCACAGGAACTAGACCATGGCGTAATCGTATCTATAATTTGTGATCGTGGAGATCGTTATTTATCTTCAAACCTATTTGACTAA
- the epsC gene encoding serine O-acetyltransferase EpsC: MDHRSIIEKITTHKKQPNLRFRLKKNTEKFTDLLFYTLFDIETPVADSLDKLEKQFDELVDLACWQSEKPCKKVWENYVEKLPLVLESLNLDAEATVNCDPASLSIEEVYMAYPGFYAISVYRLAHELYKIGFPLVPRLMTEYAHRQTGVDINPGAQIGKSFHIDHGTGVVIGETAIIKNDVKIYQGVTLGGLFVAKSLQKTKRHPTIENNVTIYANATILGGETTIGANSIIGGNAWITSSVPAHSTVFHTPEIKIKTTPHV; this comes from the coding sequence ATGGACCACCGATCTATAATCGAAAAGATTACTACCCACAAAAAGCAGCCAAATTTAAGATTTCGCTTAAAAAAGAATACAGAGAAGTTCACGGACCTTCTTTTTTATACCCTTTTTGATATTGAAACACCTGTAGCTGATAGCTTGGATAAATTAGAAAAACAATTTGACGAACTTGTAGATTTGGCCTGTTGGCAGAGTGAAAAACCATGTAAGAAAGTATGGGAAAATTATGTTGAAAAATTACCCTTAGTTCTTGAAAGCCTTAATCTAGATGCCGAAGCAACCGTAAACTGCGATCCTGCATCTTTATCAATTGAGGAAGTATATATGGCTTACCCAGGTTTTTATGCTATTTCCGTATATAGATTGGCACATGAATTATATAAAATAGGATTTCCTTTGGTACCAAGATTAATGACAGAATATGCCCACAGACAGACTGGTGTCGATATAAATCCCGGTGCGCAGATTGGAAAATCTTTTCATATTGATCATGGTACAGGGGTTGTCATTGGTGAAACCGCAATTATTAAGAATGATGTAAAAATTTATCAAGGTGTTACCCTTGGCGGATTATTTGTTGCTAAAAGTTTACAAAAGACTAAACGTCATCCAACTATTGAGAATAATGTAACTATTTATGCCAATGCAACAATATTAGGAGGCGAAACAACTATTGGAGCCAATAGCATTATTGGTGGTAATGCCTGGATAACCTCCTCTGTGCCCGCACATTCTACAGTTTTTCATACCCCAGAAATTAAAATCAAAACAACACCCCATGTCTAA
- a CDS encoding DUF2461 domain-containing protein — MLESNITNSTFKFLNLLKENNNREWFAEHKTDFKKEEEKVKFFFNQLLEKMKTHDEIERLKVFRIYRDVRFSKNKTPYKNNFSASFTRAGQHRRGGYYLQIEPGNSFLATGFWNPEKDDLQRIRKEWQLDISELKNIIEDKKFKEVWGELKGEELKTAPKGFDKEDPNIEYIRKKQFIFTKEFSDKEVMSEGFLEQINESYKLIRPYFDLMSSILTTNLDGESLLD, encoded by the coding sequence ATGTTAGAATCGAATATTACAAATAGTACTTTCAAATTTTTGAACTTGCTTAAAGAGAACAATAATAGAGAGTGGTTTGCGGAACATAAAACTGATTTTAAAAAGGAAGAAGAGAAAGTAAAATTCTTTTTTAACCAACTTTTGGAAAAGATGAAAACGCATGACGAGATAGAACGATTAAAAGTTTTTAGAATTTACCGGGATGTGCGTTTTTCTAAGAATAAAACACCCTATAAAAATAATTTTTCGGCATCATTTACAAGGGCCGGTCAACATCGTAGAGGTGGGTACTACTTACAAATAGAGCCTGGAAATAGCTTTTTAGCTACAGGTTTTTGGAATCCAGAAAAGGATGATTTACAACGGATAAGAAAAGAATGGCAATTAGACATTTCTGAACTAAAGAATATTATTGAGGATAAGAAATTTAAAGAAGTTTGGGGCGAGTTAAAAGGTGAGGAACTAAAAACTGCACCAAAAGGCTTCGATAAAGAGGACCCAAATATTGAGTATATAAGAAAAAAGCAATTTATTTTCACAAAAGAATTTTCTGATAAAGAGGTAATGTCAGAAGGCTTTTTAGAACAAATAAATGAAAGTTATAAGTTGATACGACCATATTTTGATTTAATGAGCAGTATACTCACTACGAACTTAGATGGAGAATCTTTATTGGACTAA
- a CDS encoding glyoxalase has product MDRKQKLQSIRPLIASAKITPNMSDDERFQNQTLRPIIKLQNDLLLASFQNYIKKMKNTFYELELEKRLDYIVKAIQKDIKFRNSLKGMIIGQFTVEEYEIYILNSSSLNKRMMNMVIKRIQDQIQFFEKLALVQ; this is encoded by the coding sequence ATGGACAGAAAACAAAAATTGCAATCCATTCGCCCTTTAATAGCCTCTGCCAAAATAACGCCCAATATGAGTGACGACGAGCGTTTCCAAAACCAAACTTTAAGACCAATCATTAAACTACAGAACGATTTACTCCTTGCCTCTTTTCAGAATTACATTAAAAAAATGAAAAATACATTTTATGAACTAGAGCTAGAAAAACGTTTAGATTACATTGTAAAAGCCATTCAAAAAGACATTAAATTCAGAAACTCTTTAAAAGGAATGATAATAGGACAATTTACCGTAGAAGAATATGAAATATACATTTTAAATTCCTCCTCTTTAAATAAACGTATGATGAATATGGTTATAAAAAGAATTCAAGATCAAATACAATTTTTCGAAAAGTTAGCTTTAGTCCAATAA
- a CDS encoding acyl-CoA thioesterase: MRFHTRKLVKPGDLNSNGTLFGGRLLAWIDEEAALYSIVQLENGKIVTKYMSEINFMSAALQGDVIEIGIEVVKFGKTSLTLNCEVRNKMNHETIVTVDNIIMVNLGENGKPTPHGKTKIEFVKDRLAALGEFD; encoded by the coding sequence ATGAGATTTCATACTAGAAAGTTGGTTAAGCCTGGCGATTTAAACTCTAATGGTACTTTATTTGGAGGTCGTTTACTGGCTTGGATTGACGAAGAAGCTGCTCTGTATTCCATAGTTCAATTAGAAAATGGAAAAATTGTAACGAAGTATATGTCAGAAATTAATTTCATGAGTGCAGCATTACAAGGAGATGTCATAGAAATTGGAATTGAGGTCGTTAAATTTGGCAAAACATCTTTGACATTAAATTGCGAGGTTAGAAATAAAATGAACCATGAAACTATTGTTACCGTGGACAATATTATCATGGTTAATTTAGGTGAAAATGGCAAGCCTACACCGCATGGAAAAACAAAAATTGAATTTGTAAAAGACCGTTTGGCAGCCTTGGGAGAATTCGATTAA
- a CDS encoding dipeptidase produces MKQFIYVMCFLLVVSCGEKKQESVETTLEKAKRIHEGVITIDTHNDINVKNFTDSVNYTQRLETQVNLPKMNEGGLDVTWLIVYTGQDTLTDEGYTKAKQNALDKFEAIRKLCEEIAPDKIELALTSADVKRIHKAGKKAAMIGVENAYPIGTDMTQFKTYFDLGARYISLAHNGHSQFSDSNTGEADNKWLHKGLSDIGKEAVIEMNRLGIMIDISHPSKEAMKQMIELSKAPIIASHSSARALCDHSRNLDDEQLMMMKENGGVVQTVAFSSYLNTEKHEARAAYMKSIYQQVADSLGITWYERSQLSSLTDSEKESFMTNYPKVLKMGQELVANKKDAPAAVNVSDFVNHIDYMVKLIGIDHVGISSDFDGGGGIEGWNDASETFNVTLELVERGYTHEEIAKLWGGNLLRVLDEVQAVAKQMGEN; encoded by the coding sequence ATGAAGCAGTTTATCTATGTTATGTGTTTTTTATTAGTGGTCTCTTGTGGTGAAAAAAAGCAGGAATCAGTAGAAACAACCCTAGAAAAGGCTAAGCGAATACATGAAGGCGTTATTACGATTGACACCCATAATGACATCAATGTCAAAAACTTTACAGACAGTGTAAACTACACACAGCGGTTAGAAACCCAAGTTAACTTGCCTAAGATGAATGAAGGTGGTTTAGATGTAACTTGGTTAATAGTATATACCGGTCAAGATACGCTAACAGATGAAGGCTATACTAAAGCAAAACAAAACGCTTTAGACAAGTTTGAAGCCATACGTAAACTTTGCGAAGAAATAGCACCGGACAAAATTGAGTTGGCCTTAACTTCTGCAGATGTTAAACGAATACATAAAGCAGGAAAAAAAGCGGCTATGATAGGAGTGGAAAATGCGTACCCCATTGGTACAGACATGACCCAGTTTAAAACCTATTTTGATCTAGGCGCCAGATACATTTCACTAGCTCATAATGGCCACAGTCAATTTTCAGATTCTAATACAGGAGAAGCAGATAACAAATGGTTACATAAAGGTTTAAGTGATATAGGCAAAGAAGCTGTAATTGAAATGAATAGACTGGGTATAATGATTGATATATCGCACCCCTCTAAAGAAGCTATGAAACAAATGATCGAACTTTCCAAAGCGCCGATTATTGCATCACATTCTTCGGCTAGAGCCTTGTGTGATCATAGTAGAAATTTAGATGACGAGCAATTAATGATGATGAAAGAAAATGGCGGTGTTGTACAAACGGTAGCCTTTAGCTCCTATTTAAATACAGAAAAACATGAGGCTAGAGCGGCCTATATGAAATCTATTTATCAACAAGTAGCAGATTCCCTTGGAATTACTTGGTATGAGCGATCCCAATTATCTAGTTTAACTGATAGTGAAAAAGAGAGTTTTATGACCAACTACCCTAAAGTCTTAAAAATGGGGCAAGAATTAGTAGCCAATAAAAAAGATGCCCCTGCCGCGGTAAATGTATCTGATTTTGTAAATCATATAGATTATATGGTTAAACTTATAGGAATAGACCATGTAGGTATTAGTTCGGATTTTGACGGTGGCGGTGGAATTGAAGGATGGAATGACGCTTCTGAAACCTTCAATGTAACACTAGAACTTGTTGAACGTGGTTATACGCATGAAGAAATTGCCAAATTATGGGGCGGTAACTTATTAAGAGTTTTAGATGAAGTGCAAGCTGTTGCTAAGCAAATGGGAGAAAATTAA
- a CDS encoding ATP-binding protein, producing MSISKTKDLIGQLSQLERSVNEFSFEELSAKEAKALKSSFNVFRSSLENQIFESNHNKVDNEKLKEPITEKQEVSQKQFIAHVSHEIRTPLNSIIGFANLLKEEKLTTGQHKKVDAIQFASNTLLKLINEVLDYSKISSGNSNFESIDFRLHGLLNDVMFLCETLIIDRKVELIIDIHENVPKVVKGDPSKLSQVILNLVGNAIKFVESGFIKLGVIVKEDKEGECILEFSVLDTGIGISKDKINSIFGRYTQAEKDTFVKYGGTGLGLSITKEIIEKQNGVIHINSTLGKGTTVTFSIPYTKGNLTNLPVNKVNAIDALKGKELLKGTEILVFEDNLMNQHLVVEQLNKWGCKVHANVSLEDGLNILTNHKIDLILMDLKMPELNGFEISKAIRAHTHPQISTIPIVAFSADFTEQDSKDCAAIGINDFLLKPYTLNSLLSVIVKNKREKSMLKEYGTIINKPMIEPKETSLVDLNNLLDECFGEIAMLNELVKLFKLNALEFIGNVKIHLQTENLKEIGFSAHKLKAGFAMLKADGMRRLIVQLEAHCKANQASEVKALYKIFLNDYPKLEQKLDFDLAIINKLK from the coding sequence ATGTCTATTTCAAAAACTAAGGACTTAATAGGGCAATTATCTCAATTAGAGCGTTCAGTAAATGAGTTTTCTTTTGAGGAGTTAAGTGCTAAAGAAGCAAAAGCTTTAAAAAGTTCTTTTAATGTGTTTAGATCTAGTTTAGAAAATCAAATTTTTGAATCAAACCATAATAAAGTTGATAATGAAAAGCTGAAAGAACCAATTACCGAAAAACAAGAAGTATCACAAAAACAATTTATTGCACATGTAAGTCATGAAATTAGAACTCCTTTAAATAGTATTATTGGTTTTGCTAATCTTTTAAAGGAAGAAAAGCTTACTACTGGCCAGCATAAAAAGGTAGATGCTATTCAGTTTGCTTCTAATACCTTACTTAAGCTTATTAATGAGGTTTTAGATTATTCTAAAATATCTTCTGGTAATTCAAATTTTGAATCTATTGACTTTAGGCTTCACGGTTTATTAAATGATGTAATGTTTTTGTGTGAAACATTAATTATTGATAGGAAAGTAGAGTTAATTATAGACATACATGAAAATGTACCTAAAGTGGTTAAGGGTGACCCATCTAAACTATCTCAAGTTATTTTAAACCTAGTTGGCAATGCTATCAAATTTGTAGAATCTGGGTTTATTAAACTTGGTGTTATAGTTAAAGAGGATAAAGAAGGTGAATGTATATTGGAGTTTTCTGTTCTTGATACTGGTATTGGTATTTCTAAAGATAAAATCAATTCTATTTTTGGGCGTTACACACAAGCGGAGAAGGACACTTTTGTAAAGTATGGAGGTACCGGACTGGGGCTGTCCATAACTAAAGAAATAATTGAGAAACAAAATGGCGTAATACATATAAACAGCACTTTAGGTAAAGGCACTACTGTTACTTTTAGCATACCCTATACCAAAGGTAATCTTACCAATTTACCTGTAAATAAAGTAAATGCTATTGACGCCTTAAAAGGCAAAGAATTATTAAAAGGTACTGAAATATTAGTTTTTGAAGATAATTTAATGAACCAACATTTAGTTGTTGAACAACTAAATAAATGGGGATGTAAAGTTCATGCAAATGTTTCATTGGAAGATGGATTGAATATTTTAACAAACCATAAAATAGACTTGATTCTTATGGACCTTAAAATGCCCGAATTAAACGGATTTGAAATCTCTAAAGCAATAAGAGCTCATACACATCCACAAATAAGTACAATTCCCATTGTTGCATTTAGCGCTGATTTTACTGAACAAGATAGTAAAGATTGTGCTGCAATAGGTATTAACGATTTTCTTTTAAAACCCTATACACTAAACAGTTTGTTGTCAGTAATTGTAAAAAATAAGCGAGAAAAAAGTATGTTAAAAGAATATGGAACTATAATTAATAAGCCTATGATAGAGCCAAAAGAAACCAGTTTGGTCGATTTAAACAATTTGTTAGATGAATGCTTTGGAGAAATAGCGATGCTTAATGAATTAGTTAAACTTTTTAAACTGAACGCTCTTGAATTCATAGGTAATGTTAAAATTCATTTGCAAACAGAAAATCTAAAAGAAATTGGATTTTCAGCGCATAAATTAAAAGCAGGTTTTGCAATGCTAAAGGCCGATGGTATGCGAAGGTTAATTGTACAGCTAGAAGCACATTGTAAGGCAAACCAGGCTAGCGAGGTTAAAGCTTTATATAAAATATTCTTGAACGACTATCCTAAACTAGAGCAAAAATTGGATTTTGATTTGGCTATCATAAACAAATTAAAGTAA
- a CDS encoding response regulator transcription factor gives MGKKVLLADDDQLLASLINFRLKKGGYDVHYSANGKEVKDYLKNEMPDIIISDIMMPYFSGIELIDFVRNDLKLKTPIIIISSAGNEQNVLTAFELGANDFITKPVSPTELLVRIAKEINK, from the coding sequence ATGGGTAAAAAAGTGCTTTTAGCTGATGACGACCAACTTTTAGCTTCATTAATAAACTTTAGGTTGAAAAAAGGAGGTTATGATGTTCATTATTCAGCAAACGGAAAAGAGGTTAAAGATTATCTTAAAAATGAAATGCCAGACATTATTATTAGTGATATTATGATGCCTTATTTTTCTGGAATAGAACTTATTGATTTCGTTAGAAATGATTTAAAATTAAAAACACCTATAATTATTATTTCATCTGCAGGTAACGAGCAAAACGTCCTTACCGCATTTGAGTTAGGAGCAAATGATTTTATTACAAAACCAGTAAGTCCGACCGAATTATTAGTACGTATAGCAAAAGAAATAAATAAGTAG